A genomic window from Candidatus Binatia bacterium includes:
- a CDS encoding GTP-binding protein, producing the protein MSSPRVAATIVTGFLGSGKTTLLRALLAREEDPRRIALIVNEIGEIGVDGQVLAGFEHAERVVELASGCICCSIDEYRFDLAVDELVRRVDPLLLVIETTGAADPGPVAERLRRCGIGVDSIVCVVDATAWRVAAATRAGRRQVEAADFLVVSKCDVAAPSRVARVKTSLARRNPRASICEAAPGGRFAGAELLLATSSARAAARAAAEEPPTAQSHLDEDAIESFAWKSAVRIDRRAFESALAGLPPQVLRAKGFLHEDEGPTWLFQYVCGRVELSVLEGPAIGGSGARGVFIGTGIRSQRERIVALLERAAQPDEDQVPGLPAAQIAT; encoded by the coding sequence ATGTCCTCGCCACGCGTTGCCGCGACCATCGTTACCGGCTTTCTCGGCAGCGGAAAGACGACGCTCCTTCGCGCGCTGCTGGCACGCGAAGAGGATCCTCGCCGCATTGCGCTCATCGTCAACGAAATCGGCGAGATCGGCGTCGACGGGCAGGTGCTGGCGGGCTTCGAGCACGCCGAGCGCGTCGTCGAGCTCGCTTCCGGCTGCATCTGCTGCAGCATCGACGAGTACCGCTTCGACCTTGCCGTCGACGAGCTGGTGCGCCGCGTGGACCCTCTGCTCCTCGTCATCGAGACGACGGGTGCGGCCGATCCCGGACCCGTTGCCGAGCGCCTTCGCCGCTGCGGGATCGGCGTCGACAGCATCGTCTGCGTCGTCGACGCGACGGCGTGGCGAGTAGCGGCGGCCACACGCGCCGGGCGCCGCCAGGTGGAAGCTGCCGATTTTCTCGTCGTCTCCAAATGTGACGTCGCCGCGCCTTCGCGCGTCGCGCGCGTGAAGACTTCGCTGGCGCGGCGCAATCCGCGTGCGAGCATCTGCGAGGCGGCGCCCGGCGGCCGTTTTGCCGGCGCCGAGCTGCTGCTGGCAACTTCTTCGGCGCGCGCCGCCGCGCGAGCTGCGGCCGAGGAGCCGCCTACTGCCCAGAGTCACCTCGACGAGGACGCGATCGAGTCGTTCGCGTGGAAGTCGGCCGTGCGCATCGACCGGCGCGCTTTCGAGAGCGCACTGGCCGGCCTGCCGCCGCAAGTGCTCAGGGCCAAGGGATTCCTTCACGAGGACGAAGGTCCTACCTGGTTGTTCCAGTACGTCTGCGGCCGGGTCGAGCTCTCGGTCCTCGAAGGCCCGGCCATCGGCGGCAGCGGGGCACGCGGCGTTTTCATCGGCACGGGCATCCGGTCCCAGCGCGAGCGGATCGTCGCGCTGCTGGAGCGTGCGGCGCAGCCCGACGAAGACCAGGTGCCCGGGCTGCCCGCCGCGCAGATCGCTACTTGA